The sequence taaaagaaaaatgattatactgacaatataaaaaattaagagACTCTATCATGTCTAACAATGTCAAGAACTATCattgatattattttaaaaaaaaaattatatttgaagaCACCCTTCGTAAATTGATAAACATTCCTTTTActttaacttttgaaaaaaaaaaattcatcgCTCTTTACACTTGAAACCCTGTTTaggtgaaaaaagaaaatacgtTAAATACGAGTTATTGCCAAGTTCGAattcaataacaataacattTGATTGCATTTCTAATCAATTAGTTATAGCAACAAAAATCTAAGACACACCACTACATATGAAAATTCAAATACACATTACATTACAAAAGAATATGATGTTATTATACAGATTCACAAACTATAGATTATATCTCTAAAATATAAAGTATGGTTTTTTATATACAAGTGTTTAGTAATGTAACACTATTCTATACTTTCCTATCCAAAACTAAATCAAACGAGCTCTCTTAAAAACCGAGCTCATTTTCAAAACGAACAACAAACAATTAAAATCTCCAAATCATTTTTTTCCTAAACCTAATTTAACTACCAAACATCAACTGATCGTTCTTGATCCACCGCCGTGTACGCCACCACATCGTCTTCCCTAAACTTGTGCAAAATCTTCAACAACGACCGCGCCTTCTTCCCCGCAGCCGCATTTCCCTCCGTCACAACCGAATAAAGCGACCCAGCAATGGTTCGATCACCAGCCAGTGCCGCCACCACCTCCTCGCCGCCGTGGCTGCACAGAGAACGCAGCGTCGAAACGCAGTACTCTTTTCCGGCCAAAGCACTTTCCGAATTCAGAGTCTTTATAAGCAGAGGCAGAGCCGATGCTTGAAGAATCGCGTTGCTTCCTTCTGTACTCTCAGCCAATGCGGCGATTACTGCAAGGGAATCGGAAATCAATTCGCTGTTGTTGGAGGTGGCGATTATGTCAAGAAGAATCGGAACGGCGCCGGAATTAAGAACGGTTTTGTTGTTTTTGGGACAGAGTAAAAGCCCGAAAATGGCGACTACTGCGTTTTTTTTCCCGCACGTCGTTCCTTCCTTGATGAGATCGATTAGGCCTGTTATGGCGTCAGGAATTTCGCCGATTAATTTCCGGTATTCCTTTACGGATGAGAGGTAGAACAATGTGGCGGCGGCTAATTGACGAGATTCTAAACAAAACCCGGATTTTAAAACAGAGAGAATCGGTGGTAATCCTCCATTTTCCATCACCAAAATCTTACCAGTTGAATGCTTTGAAAGCTTCAAAATTGCAGCAATGGCGTTTTCTTGCGTGGATTTATCGAAAGACGAGAGAAGATTCAACAATGGTGGAATTGTACCAGCTTTAATCAAACAAGACCGGTTGAAGATGTTCGATTTCGCCAACAAACGAATCTCATATGCTGCCTTGTTCTTCTCTGTACTCGTTCCAAAAACCAGTCGCCGGAGAAGAAACTCCGAAGTGAATTTGATCGCTTCCGCAGCGGCCAAGCTCCCCGGAATTATAGTTCGAGTTATGTCATGAGATCGTGCGTTGAATTTGGCCAAGGAAATTCCATTATCGGCACAAAATTGATTAATTAACTTTTTGAGACTCGAATTTGGCACCAGCTCTAAGCTTGTGAGCCTCTCCCCTGTTTTGGGACAGATGAAATTTCCGGCGGAAAGCCATTTTTGAATGGAAGCTCGATCGTAAGTCTGTCCGGTGGATACAGTAACGGGATCAATCATAAGTTCAAGAGAAATTGGACATCGAAAATCTTCTGGGTTCAAACAGCTAAGGATCTCGGGATTGCATTTGAATTCCGCTTGATTTTTGTCCCGAAAATCCAGAGCTTCAAACAGAGTTACTCTGCTGTAACATATAAAACCCACCAAACTGCTCAAAATTTGGACATCTCGTTCTTTCAAATCCAAATACTGAAAATCAATCTCCTCTTCCAAGAATTTAATCTCTTTATTACAATCACTCCACCTTCGAATTTCAAGGTAATTAAGAACCCTTTTTATGGCGGTCAAATCCGGCTCAATCCCCTTCTCAAATTGCAGCAAAATCGATTGAAGACGCTTCATCGTTAATTCATCATCTTTATCCAGCCCAAACTTCGCAATTCTTGCTTGTTTCGCAACTAATTCCACTAATTCTTTCACTTCATCGCTCGTATCAATCCGATTCAACGGCAACACGTCGAGAGCCGTAGCGAGCGCTCGAATCAGAACCCAAAACTGAGTAGCGACGAATTGGGACTTCATTAACATCCAAATCTTCACATTACAACGCGAGCAATCTTCAAACAAGAACAAGATTTTCTGAAACGTGAGATGAAGCTCTGAAAAACAAAGCACGACAGAATCCGGAAGATTGGACGACATGTCACGAAGTTCCTCGAAGAATATCAACAAAATTCCAATTTGTCGAATGGTTTCTCGAGCGTTTCGTTTCTGGGTAACGAAAGTTTTCGTTTGGTGATTGCATATTTGACGGCAAAGATCGATCAAGGAGGCCAAAAGAGTCGCCGGTGAAATCGCAGAGCATGGATGAACCGCCGGAAAAGTAAGAATCCGACGATCGGATAGTTTGGGATTCCGAAACATTGAAGAATTTCAAAAGGAATGAAAATCGGATTATCTTTTTTCAAAGAAAGGAAATTTTAAGAAATGGAGAATCAAAGGATTTGAAGATCTTTCAAGTTTCAATTGAAGTGAAAAGGACGGAGGAGGTGGTGGTGGAAGGATTTGCCGCGAAAAATATGAACACGTGTATGGTGACACGTGGAAGGCTTTGGTTGGGAATGTGTTGCTTCGTGGATCCTGCTCGGATTTCGGGTTACGGGTTCTTAATCCGATACGGATAAACCTGTGGGGTCTACGAACCGACATAGAAACGTGGACGAATGATATCACGACATGTTACTTGCGGCAAAGGTATTGTCAGCTTGGTCTAAGCAACGTCAGACCCGACTCGTGGCTGGACGCGTGTTTATCTCcaatcaaatttaaatattatctttttaatttaaataatccatactaaattttaataatatcattaatc comes from Cucumis melo cultivar AY chromosome 12, USDA_Cmelo_AY_1.0, whole genome shotgun sequence and encodes:
- the LOC103483402 gene encoding U-box domain-containing protein 19-like, with the protein product MFRNPKLSDRRILTFPAVHPCSAISPATLLASLIDLCRQICNHQTKTFVTQKRNARETIRQIGILLIFFEELRDMSSNLPDSVVLCFSELHLTFQKILFLFEDCSRCNVKIWMLMKSQFVATQFWVLIRALATALDVLPLNRIDTSDEVKELVELVAKQARIAKFGLDKDDELTMKRLQSILLQFEKGIEPDLTAIKRVLNYLEIRRWSDCNKEIKFLEEEIDFQYLDLKERDVQILSSLVGFICYSRVTLFEALDFRDKNQAEFKCNPEILSCLNPEDFRCPISLELMIDPVTVSTGQTYDRASIQKWLSAGNFICPKTGERLTSLELVPNSSLKKLINQFCADNGISLAKFNARSHDITRTIIPGSLAAAEAIKFTSEFLLRRLVFGTSTEKNKAAYEIRLLAKSNIFNRSCLIKAGTIPPLLNLLSSFDKSTQENAIAAILKLSKHSTGKILVMENGGLPPILSVLKSGFCLESRQLAAATLFYLSSVKEYRKLIGEIPDAITGLIDLIKEGTTCGKKNAVVAIFGLLLCPKNNKTVLNSGAVPILLDIIATSNNSELISDSLAVIAALAESTEGSNAILQASALPLLIKTLNSESALAGKEYCVSTLRSLCSHGGEEVVAALAGDRTIAGSLYSVVTEGNAAAGKKARSLLKILHKFREDDVVAYTAVDQERSVDVW